GCCTCGGTCGCCGTCCCCCGACGCGTCTCGAGCATCTCGTCGGCGTTGCCGTTGAGCTTGTCGAGGTACTCGCCGCCGGCAGGGCCATCGACGATCTGGATGTTCTTCTTGATCCACCAGCCGATCTTCTCCACCCGTTCCTGCGTCGTGCCCGACGAAAACTCCGCCTTCGCGAGCGCCCTGGCGTTCCGCCGCCAGAACGGGAAGGCGGCGAGGCGCGACCGCACTTGATCCGTCCATCGACCCCACTCGTGGTCGGGGATGACGTCCTTGAACGTGCCGGTGAACAGCATCCGCAGGCGCAGATCATGGTCCGGAGGCGACAGCGGCTCGCGTCGGAAGGCCGGAACTTGCGTGCACCTAAAGCGGAAGACGTCGAACTCGCCCTCCGAACCGACGTCTCCCTCGGGGCTGCACCAAGGAGCGACCGCCGAGCGCGAATAGCCTTGAACGTCGGGATGCTGGCAGGAAATCCGCTTGCCGTAGACGGTGAATCGCGCCTCTTTGACCGGCAGGGATTCCTGGATTTCCCACCACGGCCAAGGGAGAGCATACCCTCGCCGCATCTCGTACTCCCACTCCAGCGTCGCGCCGGCCTCGACCGCCGGGAAGGTCCAGGTCAGGACGTGCCTCGCGACGTCCTTCTTCACCGGCTCCGTCGCGTCGTGCCGCAGATCCGGCCCGACCTCGACGACCGTCCCGTCGGGCTTGATGGTCCGCGCGGAGAAGGAGACGAGGTGCCAGAAGTACTCGTCGTCTCCTTGGTACGAGACGATTTGTTGGTTCGCGACGGCGGCCCCCTCGGCGGTATTGATCTTCACTCTCTTCTTGACGGTGACCGCGCTCTCGTACCGCTCGAAGCGCCAGCTCCCTTCCTTCAGTTCGACGTAGGCGGGAGCGGCCGCGATTTCGGCGGAGATGTCCGGCGGAGCGGCCGGCGGAGCGTCGGCAAAGGCGAAGGACGAGACCGCGGCGAGAGACGCGGCGACCAGCGACAGCGTTCTTGACTTCATCGATTCCCCCCGCGCGCCCTTGCGGCGACGCGTCCAGTCGCCCGGGCGCGGCGGCGCCCCGACGCCGCCGCCGCGCCCGAGCCTCGTGTCACTTCCCTTCGAACGTCGCTTCCGCGGCCAGAGCCTTGCGTAGTTCGAGCGCGAACGCCCGCGCCGCGGGATAGTCCTTCACCGGGATCTTCGTTTTCTCCACCGCGACCTTCGCCGCGTAGACCAGCTCGTTCGGCTTGGCGCCCGCGCGCCACGTTCCCTCGAACGACAGCCCCGGCCCGCTCAGCTTCTTCGCCTCGGGCAGCGAGCCCGCCTTGTACCCTTCCGGCGCGACGAACGTCTCCTCGACGGCGATGCTGAACTGGCGCGGCCACCA
The genomic region above belongs to bacterium and contains:
- a CDS encoding DUF3857 domain-containing protein; this translates as MKSRTLSLVAASLAAVSSFAFADAPPAAPPDISAEIAAAPAYVELKEGSWRFERYESAVTVKKRVKINTAEGAAVANQQIVSYQGDDEYFWHLVSFSARTIKPDGTVVEVGPDLRHDATEPVKKDVARHVLTWTFPAVEAGATLEWEYEMRRGYALPWPWWEIQESLPVKEARFTVYGKRISCQHPDVQGYSRSAVAPWCSPEGDVGSEGEFDVFRFRCTQVPAFRREPLSPPDHDLRLRMLFTGTFKDVIPDHEWGRWTDQVRSRLAAFPFWRRNARALAKAEFSSGTTQERVEKIGWWIKKNIQIVDGPAGGEYLDKLNGNADEMLETRRGTATEALMLTRILALEAGLKSYFVMVADGTDETFRPDLPDFTQGRHYVVEVIDNGARWYLDPSCRRCRPAILEWRYAGGRNAGMRHQDDLKVLEGTREVPVDVPPSPASVNVLSRRERIELAEDGKGKVAGEATWGGQPEQELRDAWAEAKPDRRADEFLKDEPGALSEAKVETGDVDDLSVPYLVKYAFAQGDAALAAGGKLVVRPRDVI